One Candidatus Ornithobacterium hominis genomic region harbors:
- the rpsI gene encoding 30S ribosomal protein S9: MAAIHKIGRRKTSVARAYVQEGKGQITINGKDLEQYFGTGVLRYKVKQPFQLTETLDQYDVNVLVYGGGITGQAEAIRLALSRALVEVNQEFRAVLKPEGLLTRDPRMVERKKYGQKKARKKFQFSKR; the protein is encoded by the coding sequence ATGGCGGCAATTCACAAAATTGGTAGAAGAAAAACTTCTGTAGCCAGAGCATACGTTCAAGAAGGCAAGGGGCAAATTACGATTAATGGTAAAGATTTAGAGCAATATTTCGGGACAGGGGTTCTGAGATATAAAGTGAAACAACCTTTCCAGTTGACAGAGACATTAGACCAATATGATGTAAATGTTTTGGTGTATGGTGGTGGAATCACAGGGCAGGCAGAGGCTATTCGCTTGGCTTTGTCAAGAGCTTTGGTAGAAGTGAATCAAGAATTTAGAGCTGTGCTAAAGCCAGAAGGACTTCTCACAAGAGACCCAAGAATGGTAGAGCGTAAAAAGTACGGACAGAAGAAAGCTCGTAAGAAATTCCAGTTCTCTAAACGTTAA
- a CDS encoding Na(+)-translocating NADH-quinone reductase subunit F produces MNFTTQELHYLAMNFVGEELQKMEFEFLTVNSQLKKHPQFVTFKKDEKKIFVLVKAAVPPEDYRKIPEYAHKMVAHAKKHNAKVWFAGVGITHASDIQQSPIKGEAYKLLFPGFQFLHE; encoded by the coding sequence ATGAATTTCACAACACAAGAATTGCATTATTTGGCTATGAATTTTGTGGGCGAAGAACTGCAAAAAATGGAATTTGAGTTTTTGACAGTTAATTCTCAACTCAAAAAACACCCACAGTTTGTCACTTTCAAAAAAGATGAAAAGAAAATTTTTGTGCTCGTAAAAGCAGCAGTTCCGCCAGAAGATTACCGAAAAATCCCCGAGTATGCACACAAAATGGTGGCTCATGCCAAAAAACATAATGCCAAAGTTTGGTTTGCTGGAGTGGGAATCACTCATGCAAGCGACATACAGCAATCGCCAATCAAGGGGGAGGCTTACAAGCTTTTATTCCCTGGGTTTCAATTTTTACACGAATGA
- the kdsB gene encoding 3-deoxy-manno-octulosonate cytidylyltransferase: protein MKMIGVIPARYDSVRFPGKLLEKISGIPVIVHTYNNVKKMNLLDEVIVATEHEKISQSLKEFNIPFIVTSSYHESGTDRIAEAIKNIPCEVVINIQGDEPFLPKEGLEKIYKAFKNDEKKEIQVASLMTPLVSEEEISNPNNVKVICKKNNEALYFSRSVIPFNRSGKGNQYFKHLGVYAFRKKTLLEFVNLPKSDLEETEKLEQLRLLENNYSIKMFTTQQSSIGIDTPEDLEKAIKFYQENHA, encoded by the coding sequence ATGAAAATGATTGGTGTAATTCCTGCAAGGTACGATTCTGTTCGTTTCCCAGGGAAGTTATTAGAAAAAATAAGCGGCATCCCCGTCATCGTGCATACCTATAATAATGTAAAAAAAATGAATTTGCTCGATGAGGTAATCGTAGCAACAGAGCATGAGAAAATTTCTCAAAGCCTTAAAGAATTTAACATTCCTTTTATTGTAACCTCCTCGTACCACGAGTCAGGTACCGACCGAATTGCTGAAGCGATAAAAAACATTCCGTGTGAAGTAGTCATCAATATTCAGGGGGATGAGCCTTTTCTGCCGAAAGAAGGGCTAGAAAAAATTTATAAAGCCTTTAAAAATGATGAAAAAAAGGAAATTCAGGTAGCGAGTTTGATGACTCCTTTGGTCAGCGAAGAGGAGATTTCTAACCCCAATAATGTGAAAGTAATTTGTAAAAAAAATAATGAAGCCTTATATTTTTCTCGTTCGGTGATTCCATTCAACCGCTCGGGCAAAGGAAATCAATATTTCAAACATTTGGGCGTGTATGCTTTCCGCAAAAAGACACTGTTGGAATTCGTTAATTTACCTAAATCAGATTTAGAAGAAACCGAGAAACTGGAGCAGTTACGGCTTTTGGAGAACAATTATTCTATCAAAATGTTTACAACGCAACAGTCTAGCATCGGGATAGACACGCCAGAAGATTTAGAAAAAGCTATAAAATTTTATCAAGAAAACCATGCGTAG
- the rplM gene encoding 50S ribosomal protein L13, with translation MDTLSYKTISVNKENANKEWLLVDAEGQALGRLASKLAKLLRGKHKPNFTPHADCGDYVVVINADKISLSGNKWADKVYERYTGFPGGKRTLTAEQLMAKDSTMMVEKAVRGMLPKNKLGRKILKNMKVYASEEHEQTAQQPRKLEINEFK, from the coding sequence GTGGATACACTTAGTTATAAAACGATTTCAGTCAACAAAGAAAATGCTAACAAAGAGTGGTTGTTAGTAGATGCTGAAGGTCAGGCATTAGGAAGATTAGCTTCTAAATTAGCTAAACTTTTAAGAGGAAAACATAAACCCAACTTTACACCTCATGCTGATTGCGGAGATTATGTTGTAGTAATCAATGCGGATAAAATTAGTCTTTCTGGTAACAAATGGGCTGATAAAGTTTATGAAAGATATACAGGCTTTCCTGGTGGTAAAAGAACTTTGACGGCAGAACAATTGATGGCCAAAGATAGTACCATGATGGTGGAAAAAGCTGTACGTGGAATGTTACCTAAAAATAAATTAGGTAGAAAAATACTTAAAAATATGAAGGTCTATGCTAGTGAAGAACATGAGCAAACAGCACAGCAACCTCGTAAATTAGAAATTAACGAATTCAAATAA
- a CDS encoding FAD:protein FMN transferase, protein MRYLFLLTFLSLISCEKEKKNNLEPEKKSYQVSQGEAFGSTYTIQYEHDKDLSDMIKADLFYFDELISTYRDDSQLEKFNRSTRGIQADSVLLDLVQKCFEFNEKSKGFFDPTVAPLSALYGFNGGKIMHYPEDSAIQRVLAYTGMGKIKIKGDSLIKTNPHTQLNFNAVTGYINDYIALKFQKKGIQNYLIEIGGELYAEGVNSEGKPWNVGIDVPEDTPRREIFTTHTLQHAGLATSGNYRKFHELPDGRKVVHIIDPKNGFSQVSHLLSVTVIAASAAEADAIATSLMAMGLQKAKEFSQNSSYKILLLFNQNGELKSERFGDF, encoded by the coding sequence ATGAGATATTTATTTTTATTAACTTTCTTAAGTCTAATCTCTTGCGAAAAAGAGAAAAAAAACAATCTTGAACCTGAAAAAAAATCTTATCAAGTTTCACAAGGTGAGGCTTTCGGCTCGACCTATACCATTCAGTATGAGCATGATAAAGATTTATCTGACATGATTAAAGCAGATTTATTTTATTTTGATGAGTTAATCAGCACTTACCGAGATGATTCCCAGCTCGAAAAATTTAATCGAAGTACACGAGGAATTCAGGCGGATAGTGTTTTGCTTGACTTGGTTCAAAAATGTTTTGAATTTAATGAAAAAAGTAAGGGTTTCTTTGACCCTACAGTGGCGCCTCTGTCAGCATTATACGGATTTAACGGAGGAAAAATCATGCATTACCCAGAAGATTCCGCCATTCAAAGAGTTTTAGCCTATACAGGCATGGGGAAAATTAAAATCAAAGGGGATAGTTTGATTAAAACAAATCCTCATACGCAATTAAATTTTAATGCCGTAACTGGATACATCAATGATTACATTGCTCTAAAATTTCAAAAAAAAGGCATTCAAAACTACTTGATTGAAATCGGTGGTGAGCTCTATGCAGAAGGCGTTAATAGCGAAGGGAAACCTTGGAATGTAGGCATTGATGTTCCTGAAGACACACCTCGAAGAGAAATTTTCACGACTCACACTCTTCAACATGCTGGTTTAGCAACCTCTGGCAATTATCGAAAATTTCATGAACTGCCCGACGGAAGAAAAGTTGTGCATATCATTGACCCCAAAAATGGCTTCTCTCAAGTCAGTCATTTACTAAGTGTTACCGTCATCGCAGCGAGTGCAGCAGAAGCGGATGCCATCGCTACCTCTCTCATGGCAATGGGACTGCAAAAAGCAAAGGAATTCAGCCAAAATAGTTCCTACAAAATTCTTCTACTCTTCAATCAAAATGGTGAATTGAAAAGTGAGAGATTCGGTGATTTTTAA
- a CDS encoding NUDIX hydrolase, with amino-acid sequence MEKLDRFTIRIYALIIHQNRLLILREPFWGKMIYKLPGGGLEFGESVKECLDRELQEELNLCIESIEHFYTQEDFICSGLHPNEQLFTVYYRVNCKNLKALKILEPKIEAIEWLEIKEENSVYFDLPVDKIVFQRLLEIYYSSK; translated from the coding sequence ATGGAAAAACTAGATCGATTCACCATTCGTATTTATGCTTTGATTATTCATCAAAATCGCCTATTGATTTTACGCGAACCTTTCTGGGGGAAAATGATTTACAAATTACCTGGCGGTGGCTTAGAATTTGGTGAAAGTGTAAAGGAATGCTTAGACCGAGAGCTACAGGAAGAATTAAATCTCTGTATAGAAAGTATTGAGCATTTCTACACACAAGAAGATTTCATCTGCTCAGGTTTGCACCCCAATGAGCAGCTTTTTACGGTTTATTACCGTGTGAATTGTAAAAATTTAAAGGCTTTAAAAATTTTAGAACCCAAAATTGAAGCAATAGAATGGTTGGAAATCAAGGAAGAAAATAGTGTATACTTTGATTTACCTGTAGATAAAATTGTTTTCCAACGTTTATTAGAAATTTATTATTCTTCTAAATAA
- a CDS encoding thiol-disulfide oxidoreductase DCC family protein gives MEPNYIVFFDGICRFCNASINLLINLDQEKKLKFTSLQSDWAQDFLFKKLRKEADFQTILYYSNGTFYKKSEAVFQIFRDLNKFVVLTSIFRLIPQRLCDFLYERLAKNRYFLFGKQENYKTCRRLTPDEKELFLE, from the coding sequence ATGGAACCAAATTATATTGTGTTTTTTGATGGTATTTGCCGTTTTTGTAATGCAAGTATAAATTTATTAATAAATTTAGATCAAGAAAAAAAATTGAAATTCACATCACTACAGTCAGATTGGGCTCAGGATTTTTTATTTAAAAAATTAAGAAAGGAAGCTGATTTTCAGACGATACTTTATTACAGCAATGGGACTTTTTATAAGAAGTCAGAGGCTGTTTTTCAGATTTTTAGAGATTTAAATAAATTTGTTGTATTGACTTCTATCTTCCGACTAATCCCCCAGAGACTATGTGATTTTTTATATGAAAGGCTAGCAAAAAATCGGTATTTTCTATTCGGAAAGCAAGAAAATTATAAAACCTGTCGAAGGCTCACACCTGATGAGAAAGAACTATTTTTAGAATAG
- the rpsB gene encoding 30S ribosomal protein S2: protein MAKKSVKELLDAGVHFGHLTRKWNPNMAPYIFMEKNGIHIIDLHKTAVKLETACNALQQMTSSGRKVLFVATKKQAKDIVSKYAEEVNMPYITERWPGGMLTNFVTIRKAVKKMNAIDKMKKDGTFESLSKKERLQVNRQRAKLEKDLGSISDMTRLPSALFIVDIVNEHIAVKEAQKLNIPVFAMVDTNSDPREVDFAIPANDDATKSIEIIMQTVTEAIKEGLSTRKAEKAKAKDSDKKRERGNSEEE, encoded by the coding sequence ATGGCAAAAAAAAGCGTAAAAGAATTACTAGACGCAGGGGTGCACTTTGGTCACCTCACACGCAAATGGAATCCCAACATGGCTCCGTACATTTTTATGGAGAAGAACGGAATCCACATCATTGACTTGCACAAAACTGCAGTAAAGCTTGAAACAGCTTGTAATGCATTGCAGCAAATGACTTCTTCTGGAAGAAAAGTTTTGTTTGTAGCAACAAAAAAACAAGCCAAAGACATCGTGTCTAAATATGCTGAGGAGGTAAACATGCCTTACATCACAGAAAGATGGCCGGGAGGAATGCTAACAAACTTTGTTACTATTCGTAAAGCTGTAAAGAAAATGAACGCCATCGATAAAATGAAAAAAGATGGAACGTTTGAGAGTTTATCTAAAAAAGAGCGTCTACAGGTTAATCGCCAAAGAGCAAAATTGGAGAAAGATTTAGGTTCAATTTCTGATATGACTAGACTTCCATCAGCATTGTTCATTGTTGATATTGTAAACGAGCATATTGCTGTGAAAGAAGCTCAGAAGTTAAATATTCCTGTCTTTGCAATGGTAGACACAAACTCAGACCCAAGAGAAGTTGATTTTGCGATTCCTGCTAATGATGATGCTACAAAGTCAATTGAAATCATCATGCAAACGGTAACAGAAGCCATCAAGGAAGGGCTCTCTACTAGAAAGGCAGAGAAGGCAAAAGCAAAAGATTCAGATAAAAAACGTGAGAGAGGAAATTCAGAAGAAGAATAA
- a CDS encoding branched-chain amino acid aminotransferase, giving the protein MRIENIEKTRLTADVFEEKNFGSSFSDHMLVCEFKENEWQEPVIKPYGQINFTPAMHALHYGQACFEGMKAFKGENGDVFLFRPEKNFERINKSAERLAMPAIPKEIFLDGLKALIDLDRAWVPSKYGMSLYIRPVIFSTEEIISARGSNSFMFVILTSIAPDYYNKPLRVKVADHYSRAANGGVGYAKAAGNYGASFYPTGLAKEEGFDQVIWTDAATHSYFEEAGTMNIFVRIEDKLLTAPISDRILNGVTRDSLILLAEKNGMTVEQRPIEVSEVYEANENGSLKEVFGCGTAVVLNNFSAIGYADKVMELPEITEESWGPQLKKQMNEIQYGIADDPFGWRVLVERK; this is encoded by the coding sequence ATGAGAATTGAAAATATCGAAAAAACACGTTTGACGGCGGACGTGTTTGAGGAAAAAAACTTTGGCAGTAGCTTTAGCGACCACATGCTGGTTTGTGAATTCAAAGAGAATGAGTGGCAAGAGCCTGTCATCAAGCCTTATGGTCAGATTAATTTTACGCCCGCAATGCACGCCCTGCACTATGGGCAGGCTTGTTTTGAGGGAATGAAAGCCTTCAAAGGTGAAAATGGAGATGTTTTTTTATTTAGACCTGAGAAAAACTTTGAGCGTATCAACAAATCTGCAGAACGTTTGGCTATGCCTGCAATTCCCAAAGAAATTTTCTTAGACGGGCTTAAAGCTTTGATTGATTTAGATAGAGCTTGGGTGCCAAGTAAATACGGAATGTCGCTTTACATTCGCCCAGTGATTTTTAGCACAGAAGAAATCATCTCGGCACGTGGCTCAAACAGTTTTATGTTTGTGATTTTAACTTCCATTGCACCAGACTATTACAACAAACCTCTCCGTGTAAAAGTGGCAGACCACTATTCTCGTGCGGCAAATGGAGGCGTAGGCTACGCTAAAGCTGCCGGTAACTATGGGGCGAGTTTTTACCCGACTGGTTTGGCCAAAGAGGAAGGTTTTGACCAAGTGATTTGGACTGACGCAGCGACGCACAGCTACTTTGAAGAAGCAGGAACGATGAATATTTTTGTCAGAATTGAAGATAAATTGCTGACGGCGCCAATTTCAGATCGAATTTTGAATGGAGTGACTAGAGATAGCCTGATTCTGCTGGCAGAAAAAAACGGAATGACCGTAGAGCAACGGCCAATAGAGGTAAGCGAGGTTTATGAAGCTAACGAGAATGGAAGTTTGAAGGAAGTTTTTGGTTGTGGAACGGCTGTGGTTTTAAATAATTTTTCTGCTATCGGCTATGCAGATAAAGTGATGGAATTACCTGAAATTACAGAAGAAAGCTGGGGTCCTCAATTGAAAAAGCAAATGAATGAAATCCAATATGGTATTGCAGACGACCCATTTGGTTGGAGAGTTTTGGTCGAAAGAAAATAA
- the rpe gene encoding ribulose-phosphate 3-epimerase, whose amino-acid sequence MALVSPSILAANFLSLGKDCEWLNNSNADWYHLDIMDGLFVPNISYGMPVVQAIQSVAKKPLDVHLMIEKPERYIQTFADLGAEFLTVHWEASTHLHRTLHAIKQAGMKAGVALNPHTPVELLSDIITAVDLLLIMSVNPGFGGQTFIENTYHKIEKAKKLIQAKAAQTLIEVDGGVNTQNARKLIDAGADVLVAGSAIFGSEDRDAVVEQLKKS is encoded by the coding sequence ATGGCATTAGTTTCTCCCTCTATATTAGCTGCAAATTTTTTAAGCCTTGGAAAAGATTGCGAATGGCTCAATAACAGCAATGCCGATTGGTATCACTTGGACATTATGGATGGTCTTTTTGTCCCAAATATTTCCTACGGAATGCCAGTGGTTCAGGCAATTCAAAGTGTAGCAAAAAAACCTTTGGACGTTCACCTAATGATAGAAAAACCAGAAAGATATATTCAAACTTTTGCTGATTTGGGGGCAGAATTCCTGACAGTCCATTGGGAAGCCTCCACGCATTTGCATAGGACTCTACATGCCATCAAACAAGCGGGGATGAAAGCTGGTGTGGCATTAAACCCTCATACGCCAGTGGAACTTCTCAGTGATATCATTACAGCTGTAGATTTATTGCTCATTATGAGTGTGAACCCTGGTTTTGGTGGGCAAACTTTTATTGAAAATACCTACCACAAAATTGAAAAGGCTAAAAAACTTATTCAAGCTAAAGCAGCACAGACGTTGATAGAAGTGGATGGAGGAGTCAATACCCAAAATGCAAGGAAATTAATAGATGCGGGAGCCGATGTTTTGGTTGCCGGGAGTGCTATTTTTGGAAGTGAGGACAGAGATGCAGTGGTAGAACAACTTAAAAAAAGCTAA
- the mnmD gene encoding tRNA (5-methylaminomethyl-2-thiouridine)(34)-methyltransferase MnmD translates to MSILKREIKITQDGSKTLNIPCWDESYHSKHGALQEAIHVFLKNGLDLIPTQKSYTVLEFGFGTGLNALLTHDWATRNSASIRYHSLEKFPITHSEWENLDYAKLLPPQAENQEIFKKMHSSAWNFEEKISDSLSLKKIKIDFKLFEPEENLYDIVFFDAFGKRVQPELWTFPIFEKIYKALKKFGLLTTYAANGATQRILNELNFNVEKKLGPPGKREMLIAWKN, encoded by the coding sequence ATGTCAATTCTAAAAAGAGAAATAAAAATTACCCAAGATGGTTCCAAAACCTTAAACATCCCTTGCTGGGACGAATCTTATCATTCCAAGCACGGTGCACTGCAAGAGGCGATTCACGTTTTTTTAAAAAACGGATTAGATTTAATCCCAACCCAAAAAAGCTATACGGTTTTAGAATTTGGTTTTGGCACTGGGCTGAACGCTCTTTTGACTCACGATTGGGCAACGAGAAATTCAGCTTCGATTCGCTATCATAGTTTAGAGAAATTCCCCATCACCCATTCAGAATGGGAAAATTTAGATTATGCAAAACTTCTTCCTCCTCAAGCAGAAAATCAAGAAATATTTAAAAAAATGCATTCCTCTGCTTGGAATTTTGAAGAAAAAATAAGTGATTCCCTAAGCCTTAAAAAAATTAAAATAGACTTTAAACTCTTTGAGCCAGAAGAAAATTTATATGACATCGTCTTTTTTGATGCATTTGGCAAAAGGGTGCAACCCGAACTTTGGACTTTTCCTATTTTTGAGAAAATTTATAAAGCCTTAAAAAAATTTGGATTGTTGACGACTTATGCCGCCAATGGCGCTACACAGCGGATACTCAATGAATTAAACTTTAATGTAGAAAAAAAACTGGGCCCACCTGGCAAAAGAGAAATGTTAATTGCATGGAAAAACTAG
- the rsmD gene encoding 16S rRNA (guanine(966)-N(2))-methyltransferase RsmD: MRIIAGEHRGRRFMAPKKLETRPTTDFAKEGLFNVLSHRFYFQDLNVLDLFAGIGSISLEFISRGTQEVTSVEHNSTCTKFIAETAHSLEIENIHIIKSDVYKFLETNLAQRHFNLIFADPPFSMEDEDYQNLIELIFDNQWIDEKGVFILEHSKKRTFEAHPKFQEEKKYSNIKFSFFK; this comes from the coding sequence ATGAGAATAATTGCAGGAGAACACCGTGGGAGAAGATTTATGGCGCCAAAAAAATTAGAGACTCGCCCCACTACCGATTTTGCTAAAGAAGGTTTATTCAATGTTTTAAGCCACCGATTCTATTTTCAGGATTTAAATGTACTTGATTTATTTGCTGGGATTGGTAGCATTTCCTTAGAATTTATTTCTAGAGGCACTCAAGAGGTGACTTCTGTGGAGCATAACTCTACATGCACAAAATTCATTGCAGAAACAGCCCATTCGCTAGAGATAGAAAACATCCATATCATAAAATCAGATGTTTATAAGTTTTTAGAAACCAATCTAGCTCAGCGTCATTTTAATTTAATTTTTGCCGATCCTCCGTTTAGCATGGAAGATGAAGATTACCAAAATCTTATAGAATTAATTTTTGATAATCAATGGATTGACGAAAAAGGTGTTTTCATTTTAGAGCATTCCAAAAAAAGAACATTTGAAGCGCACCCTAAATTTCAAGAAGAGAAAAAATACAGCAACATTAAATTTAGTTTTTTTAAATAA
- the tsf gene encoding translation elongation factor Ts — MAYQVKAAEVSKLRNSTGAGMMDCKKALVEAEGDFDKAIEILRKKGQKVAANRADRETTEGAVIATVNSDATKGVVVTLGCETDFVAKNEDFVELATKLAQKALDFKDKDEFLKSDMDGISVEDKLTEQTGVIGEKLDIKSFEVLEAPFVGSYIHNGNKIAALVGLSESFEGADEVAKNVSMQVAAMNPLALSEEKVDQQVIDKEIEIAKDQLRQEGKPEAMLDQISKGKLNKFFKDNTLIHQEYIMGEKQSVKDYVSSVKNGVEITDFVRVSL; from the coding sequence ATGGCATATCAAGTAAAAGCTGCTGAAGTAAGTAAATTAAGAAATTCTACTGGTGCAGGTATGATGGACTGCAAAAAAGCATTGGTGGAAGCAGAAGGAGATTTTGATAAAGCAATAGAAATCCTTAGAAAAAAAGGACAAAAAGTTGCTGCAAATAGAGCTGATAGAGAAACAACTGAAGGAGCGGTGATTGCAACTGTGAATAGCGATGCAACAAAGGGAGTAGTTGTGACATTGGGTTGTGAGACTGACTTCGTGGCAAAAAATGAGGACTTCGTTGAATTAGCAACAAAATTAGCTCAGAAAGCTCTTGACTTTAAAGACAAAGATGAATTTTTAAAATCAGATATGGATGGCATTTCTGTAGAAGATAAATTAACTGAGCAAACTGGTGTGATTGGTGAAAAATTAGACATTAAAAGCTTTGAAGTCTTAGAGGCTCCTTTTGTGGGTTCTTATATTCATAATGGGAACAAAATTGCCGCTTTGGTAGGTTTATCAGAAAGTTTTGAAGGAGCAGATGAAGTAGCAAAAAATGTATCAATGCAAGTAGCTGCAATGAATCCTTTAGCTTTAAGTGAAGAAAAAGTAGATCAGCAGGTAATCGATAAAGAAATTGAAATTGCGAAAGATCAATTACGCCAAGAAGGGAAGCCAGAGGCAATGTTGGATCAAATTTCTAAAGGGAAATTAAATAAATTCTTCAAAGATAATACTTTAATTCATCAAGAATACATCATGGGAGAGAAACAATCTGTGAAAGATTATGTTTCTTCTGTGAAAAATGGAGTTGAGATTACAGATTTCGTAAGAGTTAGTCTTTAA
- a CDS encoding DUF3820 family protein, which produces MKPDAEILKACVTTPMPFGKYKERKIADLPVSYLEWFEKKGFPAGKLGMLMSTVWVIKTNGLEELLASIKKVEKY; this is translated from the coding sequence TTGAAACCAGATGCCGAAATTTTAAAAGCTTGCGTTACAACGCCGATGCCCTTTGGTAAATACAAAGAGCGAAAAATTGCAGATTTGCCAGTTTCTTACCTAGAATGGTTTGAGAAAAAGGGTTTCCCCGCTGGTAAACTCGGCATGCTGATGTCAACCGTTTGGGTGATAAAAACCAACGGGTTAGAGGAGCTTTTAGCTTCCATCAAAAAGGTAGAAAAGTATTAG
- a CDS encoding DUF3822 family protein, with the protein MAKELSIFFSKGGFSFFVIKNGDLIYHYKKEYPQNAFELQNDLLNLTQENALYWRQNYDIVKASFNSSQFNLVPIEIYEAHPEPLFWLEFNTEIFELDPIKNINIPEKNMVLIFSYANEVDEVLKHYFESYTVEHSLQNLIKKTTSHHGRRMYAHLFFNSLSLLVMDEELVIFYNIFDVNTKEDFSYYILNAYKNTDLDPTQDTLYCQGDDLEEYLKMLSNFVHHIEFI; encoded by the coding sequence ATGGCTAAAGAGTTATCCATCTTTTTCTCAAAAGGTGGATTTTCTTTTTTTGTAATCAAAAACGGAGATTTAATCTACCACTACAAAAAAGAATACCCGCAAAATGCTTTTGAGTTACAAAATGATTTATTGAATTTGACGCAAGAAAATGCACTATATTGGCGGCAAAACTATGATATTGTAAAGGCGTCGTTCAACTCCTCGCAGTTTAATTTAGTCCCCATAGAAATTTATGAAGCCCATCCAGAGCCTCTTTTTTGGTTGGAATTCAATACTGAAATTTTTGAACTCGACCCGATTAAAAACATCAATATTCCAGAGAAGAATATGGTTTTAATTTTCAGTTATGCCAATGAAGTTGATGAAGTTTTAAAACATTATTTTGAAAGCTATACGGTCGAACATTCTCTACAGAATTTAATAAAAAAAACAACATCTCACCACGGGCGAAGAATGTATGCTCATCTTTTTTTTAACTCTTTATCGCTCTTGGTAATGGATGAAGAGCTAGTCATTTTTTATAATATTTTTGATGTCAATACCAAAGAAGATTTTTCTTATTATATCTTAAACGCGTATAAAAACACTGATTTAGACCCCACGCAGGACACGCTCTATTGCCAAGGTGATGATTTAGAAGAGTATTTAAAAATGTTGTCTAACTTTGTCCATCACATTGAATTTATTTAA